A genomic segment from Triticum dicoccoides isolate Atlit2015 ecotype Zavitan chromosome 1A, WEW_v2.0, whole genome shotgun sequence encodes:
- the LOC119281063 gene encoding uncharacterized protein LOC119281063, with amino-acid sequence MGLLSNRIGKESLKAGDHIYSWRAAWVYAHHGIYVGDDKVIHFTRGRDQEVGTGTVIDFLLVSSGPTRSTTPCLVCSSEEATTVAETNGVTSSCLSCFLAGGALYRFEYDVNPALFLAKVRGGTCTLAATDPDEVVVRRAKYLLTNGFRCYSLFKNNCEDFAIYCKTGLLVAEQGNVGLGQSGQAVSIIGGPLAAVVSTPFRLVTTNIYGVAVMAVGVYCVSRYAGDIGNRRDVLKVEVEDLTAGLASGRIRPANISQLATPGQVQVPAVTTLVAA; translated from the exons ATGGGTCTCCTGTCGAACAG GATCGGGAAGGAGAGCCTGAAGGCGGGGGATCACATCTACTCGTGGAGGGCCGCGTGGGTCTACGCGCATCACG GAATATACGTGGGCGATGATAAGGTGATCCATTTTACCAGAGGAAGGGACCAAGAGGTCGGAACAGGAACGGTCATTGATTTTCTTCTTGTGAGTTCTGGCCCTACTAGGAGCACCACGCCATGCTTGGTATGCAGCAGCGAAGAAGCCACCACCGTGGCGGAGACAAATGGTGTAACCTCCTCTTGCCTCAGCTGTTTCCTGGCAGGGGGTGCCCTCTACCGTTTCGAGTATGACGTCAACCCAGCACTTTTCCTTGCCAAAGTGCGAGGAGGGACCTGCACACTTGCTGCCACTGATCCTGACGAGGTGGTTGTCCGACGTGCCAAATACTTGTTGACCAATGGTTTCAGGTGCTACAGCCTGTTCAAGAACAACTGCGAAGACTTTGCTATATACTGCAAGACTGGTCTGCTTGTGGCTGAGCAAGGCAACGTCGGGCTCGGGCAGAGTGGGCAGGCTGTGTCCATCATCGGCGGCCCTCTTGCTGCTGTGGTTTCGACCCCTTTCCGCCTAGTAACCACGAACATCTATGGAGTGGCGGTGATGGCTGTCGGGGTGTACTGTGTCAGCAGGTATGCAGGTGACATTGGCAACCGCCGAGACGTGCTGAAAGTGGAAGTGGAGGACCTGACTGCCGGGCTCGCAAGCGGCCGGATTCGTCCGGCGAACATCAGTCAGCTGGCCACTCCAGGGCAAGTCCAGGTTCCGGCCGTGACCACACTAGTTGCTGCTTAG